One stretch of Riemerella columbina DNA includes these proteins:
- a CDS encoding DUF6646 family protein, with amino-acid sequence MKKTILVMAMVLLAQLSFAQAWNGKGDQKVQIGLSAWGYGSGLSGTYDYGVSNAISIGAGAHFYFSKNQNEGFFLFGRGNYHLQDVLNLPDEWDIYPGLDLGVLGNTFGLGAHIGVRYFFTPKIGAFAEIGNNGGIGLSINL; translated from the coding sequence ATGAAAAAAACGATTTTAGTAATGGCGATGGTGCTTTTAGCACAGTTGAGTTTTGCACAAGCTTGGAACGGCAAGGGCGACCAAAAAGTACAGATAGGACTCTCCGCATGGGGCTATGGCTCAGGGCTTTCTGGCACTTATGACTATGGCGTTTCTAATGCTATTTCCATAGGCGCTGGGGCTCATTTTTACTTCTCTAAGAACCAAAATGAAGGCTTTTTCCTCTTCGGGCGTGGTAATTACCACTTGCAAGATGTTCTTAATTTGCCTGATGAGTGGGACATTTATCCAGGGTTAGATTTGGGGGTTTTGGGCAATACTTTCGGCTTGGGTGCTCATATTGGGGTAAGGTATTTCTTCACACCGAAAATTGGGGCTTTTGCAGAGATTGGCAACAATGGTGGCATTGGGCTGTCCATCAATTTATAA
- a CDS encoding amidohydrolase, producing the protein MLDFKILALNLDIQWKNPHANRQQIEALLQETTADLYLLPEMFTTGFCMDAEAIADSHNETLQWMQNWAEAKQAALCGSVSIKENHQFYNRCFFVMPDRRYVQYDKRHLFSYSGEDQIYTAGKERVVVDYQGVRFLLQICYDLRFPVFSRNQNDYDVALYLSNWPRQRIEAWQHLLKARAIENQAYVFGVNRIGTDGNGLHYPESTYAYAPDGRLVSEQNGTLVSASIDKAILQRHRAQFPFLGDADAFTLKI; encoded by the coding sequence ATGCTTGATTTTAAAATTTTGGCTTTAAACCTTGATATACAGTGGAAAAATCCCCACGCCAACCGACAGCAAATAGAGGCGCTTTTGCAAGAGACCACTGCCGATTTATACCTATTGCCAGAAATGTTTACCACGGGGTTTTGTATGGATGCAGAGGCTATTGCGGACTCTCATAACGAAACGCTCCAATGGATGCAAAATTGGGCAGAAGCGAAGCAAGCGGCGCTTTGCGGAAGTGTGTCGATAAAGGAAAATCATCAATTTTATAACCGATGTTTTTTTGTGATGCCCGACCGCCGTTATGTGCAGTACGACAAACGGCATTTGTTTTCTTACTCTGGCGAAGATCAAATTTATACCGCTGGCAAAGAGCGTGTGGTGGTGGATTATCAGGGCGTTCGGTTTTTGTTGCAAATTTGCTACGACCTTCGGTTTCCTGTTTTTAGCCGAAACCAAAATGATTATGATGTCGCCTTGTACCTCTCCAATTGGCCTCGGCAAAGGATAGAAGCGTGGCAACACCTCCTTAAAGCCAGAGCCATAGAAAACCAAGCCTATGTTTTTGGCGTGAATAGAATTGGCACTGATGGTAATGGACTGCATTACCCAGAAAGCACTTATGCCTATGCGCCTGATGGGCGTTTGGTTTCGGAGCAAAATGGAACCTTGGTTTCAGCTTCTATCGATAAGGCTATTCTACAGCGGCATAGAGCGCAGTTTCCTTTCTTGGGAGATGCCGATGCGTTTACCCTTAAAATATAA
- a CDS encoding sensor histidine kinase: MPLLVFYETQRPVTAGRELSSGVWNINQTSTNDEQPHEDYNLHIIARTKIEYQIFNLNDVLLFKMLPLLTVSLLILVAVLLVFYLTIKNLERQAEEAAALHDQVDTISHEFKTPVATLKFGIKNLMNTNPENTTNLDLLYRQVGRLETLLHQLHEEESAQQPFSVVATTLWLEDFKKAHTSLALHWDIAVTHLPAITQNEVETLLSNILDNALKYGGQHIEVQLKTTAKNALNIKIKDDGIGIAPHEQAKIFDKFYRISTGNLHVTKGLGVGLYIVKQIVEKYGGSVVVESVPKVGTTFKINL, from the coding sequence ATGCCTCTATTGGTATTTTATGAAACCCAAAGACCCGTAACGGCAGGGCGTGAACTATCCTCAGGGGTGTGGAATATCAACCAGACCTCTACTAATGATGAGCAACCTCATGAGGATTACAACCTCCACATCATTGCCCGTACCAAAATAGAATATCAAATATTTAATTTGAATGATGTTTTGCTCTTTAAGATGTTGCCGCTTTTGACGGTTTCCTTGCTGATATTGGTGGCGGTGTTGCTCGTTTTTTATCTTACAATCAAAAATTTAGAACGCCAAGCCGAAGAAGCCGCCGCGCTCCACGACCAAGTGGATACCATCTCCCACGAGTTTAAAACCCCTGTGGCTACGCTTAAATTTGGTATTAAAAATTTGATGAATACCAACCCAGAAAATACCACCAATTTAGATTTGCTCTATCGGCAAGTGGGCAGGCTGGAAACCTTACTCCATCAGCTCCACGAGGAGGAAAGCGCACAACAGCCATTTTCGGTGGTGGCGACCACGCTTTGGTTGGAAGACTTTAAAAAAGCCCATACATCGCTGGCGTTGCATTGGGATATTGCGGTTACTCATCTGCCTGCAATCACGCAAAATGAAGTGGAAACTTTGCTCTCCAATATTTTGGATAATGCCCTAAAATACGGCGGTCAGCATATAGAGGTGCAACTGAAAACCACAGCGAAAAATGCTTTAAATATCAAAATAAAAGATGATGGCATCGGTATAGCGCCTCACGAGCAAGCCAAGATATTTGATAAATTTTATCGTATTTCTACGGGAAATTTGCACGTCACCAAAGGTTTAGGCGTAGGGCTTTATATTGTGAAACAAATCGTAGAAAAGTACGGCGGAAGCGTGGTGGTAGAGAGCGTTCCGAAAGTTGGTACCACATTTAAAATCAACCTATGA
- the rseP gene encoding RIP metalloprotease RseP codes for MILFNQIFQFVLCISFLVILHELGHFIPAKLFKTKVEKFYLFFDPWFSLVKKKIGETEYGIGWLPFGGYVKIAGMVDESMDTEQLKKPAQPWEFRAKPAWQRLIIMLGGVTVNFFLAWLIYSGLSFFNGETYHDNAKFENGIYATSAAQKMGLKTGDKIIAIDGQPAERMENTLINLLFANQATVIRDGKEVTFPIQEDGVAEVIKSNEANIYFSPRYTPVVDEVLPKSEAQAAGLQKGDNIIAVNQHKINAVDEFISILSQNKNQNITIDITRNGTPMSLNAHVNAEGKLGFSFSPQNLIKALDESLVTKHYSFLQAIPRGFERTINALVMQVKQFKIIFNQKTQGYKKVSGPIGIIKMMPEQINWEALLSFTAMFSVWLAFLNLLPIPGLDGGHVMFTLWEMITGKPVPQKVLENAQMIGVIFLMGLMLLIIGGDIFKLFK; via the coding sequence ATGATACTATTTAATCAGATATTTCAGTTTGTACTCTGCATTTCTTTTTTAGTTATATTGCACGAATTGGGGCACTTTATCCCCGCTAAACTCTTCAAAACCAAAGTAGAAAAATTTTACCTTTTCTTTGATCCGTGGTTCTCTTTGGTAAAGAAAAAAATTGGCGAAACCGAATACGGCATCGGTTGGTTACCCTTTGGGGGCTATGTGAAAATTGCAGGTATGGTGGACGAAAGTATGGACACCGAGCAACTCAAAAAGCCTGCTCAGCCTTGGGAATTTCGCGCTAAACCAGCGTGGCAAAGGCTAATCATTATGTTGGGCGGTGTAACGGTTAACTTCTTTTTGGCGTGGCTGATTTACTCTGGGCTCAGTTTTTTTAATGGCGAAACTTACCACGACAACGCCAAGTTTGAAAACGGCATCTACGCCACCAGCGCTGCACAAAAAATGGGGCTTAAAACGGGCGACAAAATCATTGCGATAGATGGTCAACCTGCCGAACGCATGGAGAACACGCTCATCAACCTACTTTTTGCCAACCAAGCCACAGTCATTCGTGATGGCAAAGAGGTAACCTTTCCAATTCAAGAAGATGGCGTTGCCGAAGTTATCAAATCCAACGAGGCGAATATCTACTTTTCGCCACGCTATACGCCCGTGGTAGATGAGGTTTTACCCAAATCAGAAGCGCAGGCGGCAGGACTTCAGAAAGGTGATAATATCATCGCGGTTAATCAGCATAAAATCAATGCCGTAGATGAATTTATTTCTATTCTTTCTCAAAATAAAAACCAAAATATCACCATAGACATCACCAGAAATGGCACGCCTATGAGCCTTAATGCCCATGTGAATGCGGAGGGCAAATTAGGGTTTTCCTTCTCTCCTCAAAATTTAATCAAGGCACTTGATGAGTCTTTGGTAACGAAGCATTACAGCTTTCTACAAGCCATTCCGAGAGGTTTTGAGCGTACCATCAATGCTTTGGTTATGCAGGTGAAGCAGTTTAAAATCATCTTCAACCAAAAAACACAAGGCTACAAAAAAGTATCTGGACCAATTGGAATTATTAAAATGATGCCAGAGCAAATCAACTGGGAAGCGCTTTTGAGCTTTACAGCGATGTTTTCGGTATGGTTGGCATTCCTCAACCTATTGCCTATCCCAGGGTTAGATGGCGGGCATGTGATGTTCACGCTTTGGGAGATGATTACGGGCAAGCCTGTACCTCAAAAAGTCTTAGAAAATGCCCAGATGATTGGGGTGATTTTCCTTATGGGACTGATGCTACTCATCATTGGTGGGGATATTTTCAAACTTTTTAAATAA
- the smpB gene encoding SsrA-binding protein SmpB, which translates to MKIQKTVNILNKRARFEYEILDQLEAGIVLTGTEIKALRSSKASITESFCQFIEGELYIINMTIDEYKLGTFYNHKIKRERKLLLHKQELEKWEKKMKDVGNTIVPLKLYINDRGKAKLQIALARGKKLFDKRQSIKDRDNKRQLERIIKKS; encoded by the coding sequence ATGAAGATTCAAAAGACAGTAAACATCCTTAATAAAAGAGCTCGTTTTGAATACGAGATTTTGGATCAGTTGGAAGCGGGCATCGTGCTCACGGGTACGGAGATTAAGGCGCTGCGCTCCTCTAAAGCGTCTATTACTGAGAGTTTTTGTCAGTTTATAGAAGGGGAGTTGTACATTATCAATATGACTATAGATGAGTATAAATTAGGAACTTTCTATAATCATAAAATAAAACGCGAGCGGAAATTGCTCCTCCACAAGCAAGAGTTAGAGAAATGGGAGAAGAAGATGAAAGATGTGGGGAATACCATTGTGCCGCTAAAACTCTATATCAACGACCGTGGCAAGGCTAAACTCCAAATCGCTTTAGCCCGTGGTAAGAAGCTTTTTGATAAAAGACAGAGCATTAAGGATAGAGATAATAAAAGGCAGTTGGAGCGTATCATAAAAAAAAGTTAA
- a CDS encoding ABC-F family ATP-binding cassette domain-containing protein — translation MLTVSNLSLQFGKRVLFDEVNIKFTKGNCYGIIGANGAGKSTFLKILSGKQDPTTGHVSLEPGKRMSVLEQDHFAYDQYTVLETVLRGNKKLFDIKEEMDALYAKPDFSDEDGIKAGELGVIYDEMGGWNAEADAQTMLSNVGIKEEMHYQMMSELENKDKVRVLLAQALFGNPDVLILDEPTNDLDIDTIAWLEDFLADYENTVIVVSHDRHFLDTVCTHIGDLDYAKLNLYTGNYSYWYQASQLATKQRAQANKKAEEKKKELQEFIARFSSNVAKAKQATARKKMLDKLNIDEIKPTSRRYPAIIFEQEREAGDQILEIKNLAKSKDGELLFSNIELNLKKGDKVAVLSKNSLAITEFFQIISGNVEPDQGSYQWGVTTSQSYMPLDNTNFFQEGINLVDWLRQFTKNDEERHEEYMRGFLGKMLFSGDEALKSATVLSGGEKMRCMFSRMMLQRANILLLDEPTNHLDLESITALNNSLVAFKGTILLASHDHEMLETVCNRVIELTPKGIIDRQMSYDEYLQDKKVKELRTQMYNA, via the coding sequence ATGCTTACAGTATCTAACTTATCATTACAATTTGGAAAAAGAGTCCTCTTTGACGAGGTGAATATAAAGTTTACCAAAGGCAATTGCTACGGTATCATCGGTGCCAACGGCGCTGGGAAATCCACTTTTTTAAAAATTCTTAGTGGCAAACAAGACCCTACCACAGGGCATGTATCCTTAGAACCAGGCAAGAGAATGTCCGTCTTAGAGCAAGACCACTTTGCGTACGACCAATACACCGTATTAGAAACCGTACTCCGCGGGAACAAAAAATTATTTGATATTAAAGAAGAAATGGACGCCCTCTACGCCAAGCCTGATTTCTCAGATGAAGACGGCATAAAAGCGGGGGAACTCGGAGTTATCTATGATGAAATGGGCGGCTGGAATGCCGAAGCCGATGCCCAAACCATGCTCTCTAATGTAGGCATTAAAGAAGAAATGCACTACCAAATGATGAGCGAGTTGGAGAACAAAGACAAAGTAAGAGTGCTCTTAGCACAAGCCCTTTTCGGGAATCCTGATGTGCTGATTTTAGATGAGCCTACCAACGACTTAGACATTGATACCATCGCTTGGTTAGAAGATTTCTTAGCCGATTATGAAAACACCGTGATTGTGGTCTCTCACGACCGACACTTCTTAGACACCGTGTGTACGCACATCGGCGATTTAGATTACGCTAAACTCAACCTCTACACAGGTAACTATTCTTATTGGTACCAAGCCTCTCAATTAGCAACCAAGCAAAGAGCTCAAGCCAATAAAAAAGCCGAGGAAAAGAAAAAAGAACTCCAAGAATTCATCGCGAGGTTCTCTTCCAATGTAGCCAAAGCCAAACAAGCCACCGCAAGAAAGAAAATGTTGGATAAACTCAATATTGATGAAATTAAACCAACTTCCAGAAGATACCCTGCTATCATTTTTGAACAAGAGCGAGAGGCGGGCGATCAGATTTTAGAAATTAAAAACTTAGCCAAATCCAAAGATGGCGAGTTATTATTCTCTAACATAGAACTCAACCTGAAAAAAGGCGACAAAGTAGCTGTGCTTTCCAAAAACTCCTTAGCCATTACCGAGTTTTTCCAAATTATCTCTGGCAATGTAGAACCAGACCAAGGTAGCTACCAGTGGGGTGTTACCACTTCGCAGTCTTATATGCCGTTAGACAACACCAATTTCTTCCAAGAAGGCATCAATTTGGTGGATTGGCTAAGACAATTTACTAAAAACGATGAAGAGCGCCACGAAGAATATATGAGAGGATTCCTCGGGAAAATGCTCTTCTCTGGCGATGAAGCCTTGAAATCTGCCACCGTCCTTTCGGGAGGCGAAAAAATGCGCTGTATGTTCAGCCGAATGATGCTCCAAAGAGCCAACATTTTATTATTAGATGAGCCGACCAACCACTTAGATTTGGAGAGCATCACCGCGCTTAACAACTCTTTGGTAGCGTTTAAAGGCACCATTCTATTGGCTTCTCACGACCACGAAATGCTGGAAACCGTGTGTAACCGCGTGATTGAACTCACGCCAAAAGGCATCATTGACCGACAAATGTCTTATGATGAATACCTACAAGACAAAAAAGTAAAAGAGCTGAGAACCCAAATGTACAACGCTTAA
- a CDS encoding response regulator transcription factor: MMMCNRILLVEDDEDFGMILKQYLELSGFEVVWVPQPTLVANYFANWQFDIGILDVMMPDLDGFSLAKNILERFPDFPFLFLTAKNQKIDRLTGLKIGAEDYLAKPCEPEELVLRLKNILKRTQRLPMSSVRIGRYELCRESHQLKSANQVQRLTQKELEILMFLLRHNHTLVTKESILAQFWDEVDYFSARSLDVFISRLRKYFHEEPTVEIRSVRGVGYQVDFPLDEVG, translated from the coding sequence ATGATGATGTGTAACAGAATTCTTTTAGTGGAAGATGATGAGGATTTTGGAATGATTCTCAAACAATATTTGGAGTTGAGCGGCTTTGAGGTCGTTTGGGTACCGCAGCCCACGCTGGTGGCAAATTATTTTGCCAATTGGCAGTTTGATATTGGCATTTTAGATGTGATGATGCCCGACCTCGATGGGTTTAGTTTGGCAAAAAATATTCTTGAGCGCTTTCCCGATTTTCCTTTTTTGTTCCTTACGGCTAAAAATCAGAAAATAGACCGCCTAACAGGGTTGAAAATAGGCGCCGAAGACTACCTCGCCAAGCCCTGCGAACCCGAAGAGCTGGTGCTAAGGTTAAAAAATATTCTAAAAAGAACGCAGCGCCTGCCGATGTCTTCTGTTCGTATAGGGCGCTATGAACTTTGCAGAGAAAGCCACCAACTCAAAAGCGCTAACCAAGTGCAACGGCTCACCCAAAAGGAGTTAGAAATTTTGATGTTTTTGCTGCGGCATAACCATACTTTGGTCACGAAGGAGAGTATTTTAGCGCAGTTTTGGGATGAGGTAGATTATTTCTCGGCACGGAGTTTAGATGTGTTCATCAGTCGGTTGCGTAAATATTTCCACGAAGAACCCACCGTGGAGATTCGCTCTGTGCGTGGGGTAGGCTATCAGGTGGATTTTCCTCTGGATGAGGTGGGGTGA
- a CDS encoding ectonucleotide pyrophosphatase/phosphodiesterase gives MMKRYFLILVSFLVVFSCESRHNNQNTATNTPPPKESAYVVLVSFDGFRYDYAQKYQLKNFLAMAKEGTSATAMLPSFPSKTFPNHYSIVTGMYPGHHGLVDNRFYDRQRDAYYSISDRPKVEDPYYYGGTPLWQLLEKQGIKTASYFFVGSETPIQGILPSYYYKYNEKIPNENRIERVVQWLNFPEKDRPKFISLYFSLVDTEGHHSGPNSPALEKTVKEADRLLGLLNEKLKAIPLPITTIVVSDHGMAEMDSQPEHLIFIDDKLASIKDKIRYVNNGMHTHIYLKDSTNKAQIAQYLNQSFKNTPVQVYKKEDTPEQWHYRNSPRIGDILLVTQAPYYMLPSANHPVAKKTQPWGTHGYDPYTTPDMGAIFYATGPRIKVNYQIPAFENVNVYPFICYLLGVEPPSTIDGKASVLQPILKK, from the coding sequence ATGATGAAAAGATATTTTTTAATTCTCGTTAGCTTTTTGGTGGTGTTTTCTTGTGAAAGTCGCCACAATAATCAAAACACAGCCACCAACACGCCCCCGCCAAAGGAATCTGCCTATGTGGTTCTTGTTTCTTTCGATGGATTTAGGTATGATTATGCGCAGAAGTACCAACTCAAAAATTTCCTCGCTATGGCGAAAGAAGGCACCTCTGCAACGGCGATGCTCCCCAGCTTTCCGAGTAAAACTTTTCCCAACCATTATAGCATTGTCACGGGGATGTACCCTGGTCACCACGGCTTGGTGGACAATCGGTTTTATGACCGCCAACGCGATGCTTACTATAGCATCAGCGACCGTCCCAAAGTAGAAGATCCTTACTATTACGGTGGCACACCACTTTGGCAATTGTTAGAAAAGCAAGGCATCAAAACCGCTTCTTATTTTTTTGTAGGCTCAGAAACGCCAATCCAAGGGATATTGCCCTCTTATTATTATAAATACAATGAAAAAATCCCCAATGAAAACCGAATAGAGCGCGTAGTCCAGTGGTTAAATTTCCCAGAAAAAGACAGACCGAAATTCATCTCGCTTTATTTCTCATTGGTAGATACGGAAGGGCATCACTCGGGACCGAACTCACCAGCACTTGAAAAAACGGTAAAAGAAGCCGATAGACTTTTAGGGTTGCTCAACGAAAAACTCAAAGCCATCCCATTGCCCATCACCACTATCGTAGTTTCTGACCACGGTATGGCGGAGATGGATTCTCAGCCCGAACACCTGATTTTCATTGATGATAAATTGGCGTCTATTAAAGATAAAATCCGCTATGTGAACAACGGAATGCATACGCATATTTACCTTAAAGACAGTACCAACAAGGCTCAAATTGCGCAATATCTCAACCAAAGTTTTAAAAATACGCCCGTTCAAGTTTATAAAAAAGAGGATACGCCCGAGCAATGGCACTACCGAAACAGCCCAAGAATTGGCGATATTTTATTGGTGACCCAAGCGCCTTATTATATGTTGCCGAGCGCTAATCATCCCGTAGCAAAGAAAACCCAGCCTTGGGGCACACACGGCTACGACCCTTATACCACGCCAGATATGGGCGCTATATTCTACGCAACAGGACCTCGCATCAAAGTGAATTATCAAATTCCAGCGTTTGAAAATGTGAATGTCTATCCGTTCATTTGTTACCTTTTAGGGGTAGAGCCGCCAAGCACCATTGATGGCAAAGCGAGCGTGCTCCAACCGATATTAAAAAAGTAA
- the ctlX gene encoding citrulline utilization hydrolase CtlX: MQATSTVLMIEPIAFGYNAQTAQNNYFQVNSEDASTQSQALEEFQNFVAKLRDKGIQVITVKDTLEPHTPDSIFPNNWVSFGADGTVVLYPMYAPNRRDERRMDIIEDLKNQGFQVKELVDLTAAEQDQKFLEGTGSMIFDHEHRIAYGSLSLRLDEGLFREFCEKFNYTPVVFHSFQTAGNERLPIYHTNVMMCVADRFAVICLDCIDDVQDRQNVVESLKNTGKDIIEISESQMQNFAGNMLQVRNQEGKTFLVMSQSAYQSLTAEQIARIEQYSEILYADLHTIETNGGGSARCMLAEVFLPR; the protein is encoded by the coding sequence ATGCAAGCCACTTCCACCGTTTTAATGATAGAGCCCATCGCTTTTGGCTATAATGCCCAAACGGCTCAGAACAATTATTTTCAAGTCAACTCCGAGGACGCCAGCACCCAAAGCCAAGCCTTAGAGGAATTTCAAAATTTTGTAGCCAAACTTCGGGATAAAGGCATCCAAGTGATTACCGTAAAAGATACCTTAGAACCGCACACGCCAGATTCTATTTTCCCTAACAACTGGGTTAGTTTTGGGGCTGATGGTACCGTGGTGCTCTACCCTATGTATGCTCCTAACCGCCGTGATGAACGCCGAATGGACATCATAGAAGATTTAAAAAATCAAGGCTTCCAAGTGAAGGAATTGGTTGACCTTACCGCTGCCGAGCAAGACCAAAAGTTTTTAGAAGGTACAGGCAGTATGATTTTTGACCACGAGCATCGCATAGCTTATGGTTCCTTATCTTTAAGATTAGATGAAGGACTTTTCCGTGAATTTTGCGAGAAATTCAACTATACGCCAGTGGTTTTCCACTCCTTCCAAACTGCAGGAAACGAAAGGTTGCCTATCTACCATACCAATGTGATGATGTGCGTAGCCGACCGCTTTGCTGTGATTTGTTTAGATTGTATTGATGATGTTCAAGATCGTCAAAATGTGGTGGAAAGCCTCAAAAATACAGGAAAAGACATCATAGAAATTTCCGAATCGCAGATGCAAAATTTTGCAGGCAATATGCTCCAGGTGCGCAACCAAGAGGGCAAAACTTTCTTGGTGATGAGCCAAAGTGCATACCAATCACTCACCGCTGAGCAAATTGCACGCATAGAGCAATATTCCGAAATTCTCTATGCCGACCTCCATACCATAGAAACCAATGGCGGCGGCAGTGCCAGATGTATGCTGGCAGAGGTCTTTTTGCCAAGATAA
- a CDS encoding outer membrane beta-barrel family protein: MILRISTLCFFIFALGRAQQKDSIIKTDSIAQVVFTKKSPVLKRKIDRLEFKVENSNLSALNAWEILKKTPSVSILGQSIRIKGSTSHIITINDKKVTMSDDELQTFLENIQGDDLKAIEIITNPPARYEASGTTVINFKIKTVTSLGYRGRLNAQYTQATYGRGNFGGYQQWKNKQWTLQSGYQFSAGHYYRENLDVVHYTENNETWESVMNRKETNAGQHSFFLNTDYAKDSLTSFSLNYRYLTSLRSYGVYDVPTSIYQNGQLASSYRTVNTHEKKYQSHNLSTQMEHQFKNGWRLSWLNYWSSKHSQPWSHIYTELNFKNQPPAETEFRTQDNARINLYATQIDTELKTGKWQIETGSKYSYITAHMQLDFWEKQQNDLQISADKSNDFKYHEHNFAAYISATHDWEQWQIKTGLRAEYTGINSWSMPQQRNHQNQYWSLFPTFYIQYTTAGNHQLGLSYGKRIERPPYQYLNPAKSYYNLFSYFQGDPNLKAMLAHQLSLTYTHKNWNVEAYYRKKTSPFMEIAFQIPASKMMVYRYMNIEKEQAAGIDLSKSWQVASFWDLNLYTSGEYVENHFFGLDQQIYLNKGFYVFAQMSHAFKLDRTTDWNLEVGGHYISGGIQGSFSFSPSANVYLLMSRKFRNKKTGNQPLL; the protein is encoded by the coding sequence ATGATCTTAAGAATTTCAACCTTATGTTTCTTCATTTTCGCCTTAGGACGAGCGCAACAAAAGGATAGCATCATCAAAACCGACAGTATTGCTCAGGTGGTCTTCACCAAGAAAAGCCCTGTGCTCAAAAGAAAAATAGACCGCTTAGAATTTAAAGTAGAAAACTCTAACCTTTCGGCGCTTAATGCGTGGGAGATTTTAAAGAAAACCCCGAGTGTGAGCATTCTTGGGCAGAGTATCCGCATTAAAGGCAGCACCAGCCACATCATCACCATTAATGATAAAAAAGTAACGATGAGCGATGATGAACTCCAAACTTTTTTAGAAAATATCCAAGGCGATGACCTTAAAGCGATAGAAATCATCACCAATCCCCCAGCGCGCTACGAGGCTTCTGGCACTACCGTGATCAATTTTAAAATCAAAACAGTGACTTCTCTTGGCTACCGCGGCAGGCTCAATGCCCAATACACGCAAGCGACTTATGGCAGAGGCAACTTTGGCGGCTATCAACAATGGAAAAATAAGCAATGGACGCTGCAAAGTGGCTATCAGTTCTCCGCTGGGCACTACTACCGAGAGAATTTAGATGTGGTCCATTATACAGAAAATAACGAAACTTGGGAAAGCGTGATGAACCGCAAAGAGACCAATGCTGGTCAGCATTCTTTTTTCCTCAATACAGATTATGCCAAAGACAGCCTCACCAGTTTTAGTCTAAATTACCGCTATCTTACCAGCCTCCGCAGCTATGGGGTGTACGATGTGCCGACTTCTATTTATCAAAATGGGCAACTCGCCTCTTCTTACAGAACGGTGAACACCCACGAAAAAAAGTACCAAAGCCATAATCTTAGCACTCAGATGGAGCATCAGTTCAAAAATGGTTGGCGCCTGTCTTGGCTAAATTATTGGAGCAGCAAGCACAGCCAACCGTGGAGCCACATCTATACGGAACTCAATTTTAAAAACCAACCGCCTGCCGAAACGGAATTTCGCACCCAAGACAACGCCCGCATTAACCTCTATGCCACGCAAATAGATACTGAACTAAAAACAGGAAAATGGCAGATAGAAACTGGGAGCAAATACAGCTATATTACCGCCCATATGCAGTTAGATTTTTGGGAGAAACAACAGAATGATCTCCAAATTTCGGCGGATAAAAGCAATGATTTTAAATACCACGAACACAACTTTGCTGCCTATATTTCTGCCACTCACGATTGGGAGCAATGGCAAATTAAAACAGGACTTCGTGCGGAATATACGGGCATCAATAGTTGGTCTATGCCCCAGCAACGGAATCATCAAAACCAATACTGGAGCTTGTTTCCGACCTTTTATATCCAATATACCACCGCTGGTAACCATCAGTTAGGATTGTCCTACGGCAAGAGGATTGAGCGGCCACCTTATCAATACCTCAACCCTGCGAAATCTTACTACAACTTGTTTTCTTATTTTCAAGGCGACCCTAACCTCAAAGCAATGCTGGCACACCAACTGAGCCTTACCTATACGCATAAAAATTGGAATGTAGAAGCCTACTACCGCAAGAAAACATCACCTTTTATGGAAATCGCTTTTCAAATTCCAGCATCTAAAATGATGGTCTACCGCTATATGAACATTGAAAAAGAGCAAGCGGCGGGCATAGACCTGAGTAAAAGTTGGCAAGTGGCTTCCTTTTGGGACCTCAACCTCTACACTTCTGGCGAATATGTGGAAAATCATTTCTTCGGGTTAGACCAACAGATTTACCTTAATAAAGGGTTCTATGTTTTCGCACAGATGTCGCACGCCTTCAAGTTAGACCGCACAACCGACTGGAATTTGGAAGTGGGTGGGCACTATATTTCTGGCGGTATTCAAGGTAGTTTTTCCTTTTCGCCATCTGCCAATGTCTACCTGTTGATGAGTCGTAAATTTCGGAACAAAAAAACTGGAAATCAGCCTCTTCTGTGA